The Deinococcus malanensis sequence GCGCAGTCGCATCTCCGCATTCGCCTGGGCGGACGTGCTGGTCACGGTCGTGACAATCCTGGTCTTTATCCGCCTCGATGCCCCCCGCGCCGGCGTGACCCGCGTGCTGTGGCCGGTATTGGCCGCGTGCCTCGTTGGGGCATCGCTGGCCCTGCCGCTCTATCTCTACCTGCGGGAGCGAGCACAACCGGGGCGCCCCTCTGAAACCGCGCCGGGCGAATGACGGCACACGGTGGGCCGCAGCCCCCAGGCCGCAGAAGAAGCCCACGGCGACCGACTGACCTTACCCTCCTGCGCTTGACTCCGGCCCAGGAGCGGGCAGCGCGACCGTCAACAGCGGTACCTCAGGAAAGTCACCGTAATCCCGCACGTTCAAGGTCAGCAACTGATGCCCCCCCGCACTCGCGTGAGCGCCCACCAGAAAGTCCGTCAGGATGCGACGCAGCATTCCAC is a genomic window containing:
- a CDS encoding DUF2834 domain-containing protein; translated protein: MTSPQVLYLTLAVVGAALPLAAFLPWLAEHGLDLALIGEEIRRSRISAFAWADVLVTVVTILVFIRLDAPRAGVTRVLWPVLAACLVGASLALPLYLYLRERAQPGRPSETAPGE